Genomic segment of Candidatus Cloacimonadota bacterium:
AGTTGGGGAAATTCATCCACGTTCAGCTTTCCGATGGTTATGTCGGGTTGCTCAACCGCCAGTTCCTCCAGCGTTGGCGCTATCATTCTGCAGGGACCGCACCAGGCAGCCCAGAAATCCACAACTACAATGCCTTTTTGGGTCACAGTCTCGAAATTTGTATCGTTCAACTCTATCAACATGTTTGGCTCCTGTCATTTTTATCTTTTGATATAATAATCCAGCGTATCTCCTGCGCAAGTGGCTTGCTTTGACCGGGTTCTGAAACATGGAAAAGTTACCTGGCATACGGCGAACGCGGTGAGCATGGACGACAGGATGTATTGAAGTATAAATACTTTGCTCTTTTCTGCAGTCGATGCTAGTTCCTCGCTCGACGCCAGCGTGTTACTTTGCGATGCCTTTGGACCATTAAGGCCCTGTATCATGATCCTAAAGCGCCTCCCGCCAAATACCCGCATTTGATGCGGGAATTATACGAGAGGTGGGGGAGGGCGATAGTCGCAAGGGCTAAGGGCGTGGCCGACAGGTCAAGGGAGCCTCTCCATTACGGGCCTTCCCGTCTTAACATATTCGCGCTCAGATAAAAAGGCCATTATTAGCACTCTCGCCCAATAACTGCTAATTTAGCTTGACAATTTCCCTGTCCCGCTTATTCTATCCTCAGAAACGTATTTCAGATAAAGGAGAGTTTTATGACAGAACAAAAAGACAAGCATACAGCGTCCGAGGACGAACTTAAAAAAGACAAGCAGGCCAAAGAAGAGAAGAAAAAGGCCAAACAGACTGCCAAAACCGCCAAAGACGTCGAAAAAGGCAGCCTCAGCATCCACACGGAAAACATCTTTCCCATCATAAAGAAGTGGCTTTATTCCCAGCACGATATCTTCCTGCGCGAATTGATCTCCAATGCCGTTGACGCCATCAACAAGCGCAAATACGCCGATCCGGACTTCAAGGAAGAGGACATGAAGATCAGCGTTAAGCTGGATTCCAAAAAGAAAACCATCGAGGTTTCTGACACCGGCATCGGCATGACGGCTGATGAAATCCGCAAATACATCAACCAGATCGCCTTTTCCGGCGCGGAAGAATTTGTGAACAAGTTCAAGGATGTCCAGAGCAACATCATAGGACACTTTGGACTGGGCTTCTATTCCAGCTTCATGGTGGCGGAAAAGGTCACCATCGATTCGCTATCCTGTTCGCCAGGCAGTGAAGCCGCCGGCTGGGAATGCGACGGAAGCACAGAATACGTGATGCGGGCCGGAAAACGCAAGGAAATCGGGACCACGATAACGGTCCACCTGAACGAAGATTCCCACAGCTTCGCGGAGGATGGGAAAATACGCGGGATTCTGGAAAAATATTGCAACTTCATGCCCAGGCCCATCATGTTCAAGGACGAGCAGGTGAACCAGAAGGAAGCCCTCTGGAACCGCAAGCCAAAAGACGTTACGGAAGAGGAATACAAAGAATTCTACCGCAAGGTGTTCCACGACTGGCAGGACCCGGTTTTCTGGATACACCTGAACGCCGATTTCCCCGTCAACCTCCGCGGCATCCTCTATTTCCCCAAGCTGCGCGAGGACCCGGATTTCTTCAAGGGCGAGGTGAAGCTCTACTGCAACAACGTTTTCGTGGCCGACAACCTTGAGGACCTCATCCCGGATTTCCTCCTGCTGCTCAAGGGCGGGATCGACATTCCGGACATCCCGCTCAACGTTTCGAGAAGCTTTTTGCAGAACGACGCCCAGGTGCGCCAAATCAGCAAATACATCGTGAAGAAGGTGGCTGACCGCTTTGGCGAAACCTTTGCCGAAGACCGCAAGAAATATGAAGAATACTGGAAGGACATCGACACCTTCATCAAGTTCGGCCTCATCCGCGACGAGGATTTCTTCGAAGCCATGAAGGACCGGGTGATCTTCAAATCCGCTTCCGGCGACTATGTTACCCTCGAGGAATACAAGGCCAGAAACAAATCCGAGGGAGACAAGACCCGGATCTGGTATGCCTCGGGGGAGGATACGCAGGTAAGCTACCTCAGCCTGATGAAGGAACAGGGCATCGAGGTCATCTACCAAACATCGCCTCTGGACACCCATCTCTACCAGCAACTGGAAAGCAAGCTCGACAAGATCGAATTCATCCGCGTGGACAGCGAAATCAACGACTTGTTGGTGGACCAGGACAAGAAAGAACTGGTGGACAGGGATGGACGCGCCGGTTCGGACAAGCTGAAGGAAATCTTTTACCGGGCGCTGGGCCAGAAAGTGGAAGCGTCCTTCAGCAAGGATAGCTACGCTGAATTCCTCAAGAAACACCCCAACGCCACCACGGCTCTCAATCCCTATCTGAAACAGGAAGACGAGCGCACCCTGATCCGGCCTTACGAAATCCCCTTCGACGTGCGCGAGGAACTTGGCGAAGAAACCCTCAAAGCCTTATTTGAACACGCTTACACCCCAATCAAAGTGGAGGTGAAAAGCCTCAAATCACCGGAAATCCCTTCCATGATCGTCTTCAACGAATTCATGAGGCGCTGGCACGACATGAGTCAAATTCAACGCCATAGCGACAGCGGCATGCTCAAGGACCACACCCTGGTTGTCAACCGCGCCAACCCTGTCATTAACAAGATCCTGGAACTCGACGCCTCAGGTAAAAAGGAAGAGGTGAACACCCTCTGCACCTATCTGCACGACCTCTCCCTGCTGGAACAGCGCGCCTTCAGCGGTGACGAACTCAAGTCCTTCATCTCACGCGCCAACCAAATCTTGAATTACCTTTAGGATTGGAACCTCAACGGGGAATCCAAACCCCTGAAACCGAGCATAAAAAAAAGGCCCGCTGACGGTAGCGGGCCTTTTCATTGGTGTTGTCTTTTATGAAGAATGGTAATGGGCATGGATTCGCCCAGCCATCTTCCTGCCGATTCCTTTGACCTTCATCAGTTCTTCTGGGCTGGCGGCCTTGATTGCCTCCACTGAGCCCAGCTCTTTCAGCAGCAGGAACTTTGTTTGCTCGCCCACTCCGGGGATGTCCTCCAGTTCGCTTAGCAGGGTGCGTTTTGAGCGGCGGGAGCGGTGGAAGGTGATGGCAAAACGGTGTGCTTCGTCGCGGATGGCGGTGAGCAGACGCAGCGAAGAGGAGGAGCGGGGCAGGATTATAGAATCCGGGCGACCCGGCAAATAGACTTCCTCGGCGCGTTTGGCCAGGGAGATGATGGGGATTTCCGGATGGGACGAGGCGTCCAAAACCTCTTTGCAGGCTCCAAGCTGGCCTTTCCCGCCGTCGATGATGATCAGGTCGGGCAGCAGGCTTTCATCCCTGGCTGTTTCACCCAGGAAGCGGGTGAGGGTTTCCTGGAGGGCGGCGTAATCGTTTTGGGTGTCCACGTCGCGGATGATGAAATGGCGGTAGAATTTCTTTTTGGCCTTGCCGTTCTCGAAGAAAACGGCGGAGGAAACGGTATCCGTGCCCTGGATGGTTGAAATGTCCATGCAGACCATCTTGCGGGGCAGTTTGGAAAGGGCGAGTTTTTCCTTCAGTTCCTGGATGGGAAAGACGGTGCGGTTGGCTCTGCGGATGTGGGCCAGCTTGCGTTCCTCTATGAGCTGAAAGGCGTTGCGTTTTGCCATTGCCAGCAGTTTGCTCTTTTCGCCGCGCTGGGGCAGGCTCAGTTTCCCTTCCAGCCAGGAATTCAGTTCCTCAAACTCGGCCGGTTCCAGCGGCAGCAGGATTTCGTCGGGCAGTTCATCCCGGCGGGAGCAATAGAGTTTGATGAAGGCGGCCAAAGCCTCTTCCGGAGTGTCGTTTTCAGTATTGCCGAGGGGATAGTCCTCCCGGTTAACGACCATGCCGCTCATTATCCTCAGCACCACGCAAACGGCGATCTTATCCTCCTGGTAAAAGCCGATCACATCAGTGTTCCGGGCATCCGGGGAATAGACCACCTGGCGCTTCTGGATGCGTTCGATGGCGAGGATGCGGTCACGCGTTTTGGCGGCCTGTTCGAATTTCAGTTCCTCGGAAAGCCCGTTCATCTCGGCACGAAGCTCATCCAGCACTTCCTGGTGCTTGCCCTCGAAGAAGCTCATCTGGCGCATCACCACGCGCATGTAATCGGCCTGCGAAACCGCTCCGATGCAGGGGGCGGGGCATTTCCCAAGTTGGTGGTTGATGCAGGCTTGCCTGAAACGCACCTTGTCGGCCGGAATCACCCGCGAACAGGTGCGGATGGGGAAAATCCACTCGAAATTGCGCAGGGTCATCCGCAGGGATTTGGCGTCTGTGAATGGCCCGAAGTAGCGGGAACCGTCTTTCAGCAGTTCGCGGGTCACCATGATGCGGGGGAAGGGCTCCGCGAGGGTGATCCTGACGAAGGGATAGCGCTTGTCATCCTTGAGCAGGATGTTGTATTTGGGCTGGTGGCGCCGGATCAGGTTGGCTTCAAGGATGAAGGCATCGTGTTCCGAGAGCGTGATGATATAGTCCAGGTCGTCGATGTGGCGCAGGAGTTGTTCGGTTTTAATATCTTTCGGGGAGTTGTTCAGGTAGCTTTTGATGCGGCTTTCCAGCAAGCGGGCCTTGCCCACGTAGATAACCTCTCCCTCGGCGTTTTTCCAGATATAGATGCCCGGCTGCTGGGGCAGGAGGTGGAGCTTTTGGGCTATTTTCTGCGGAATTTGTTCCATAGGCGGTCACGCGCCTCAGCCAGGAAATCCAGCTTCAGCAGCAGACCGAGGCCGTAGAAGAAGAGCAGTGAAGCAGTTCCCAGCAGGCCCAGCTTGATGAGCTGGGGCCAGAATCCCCGCGGATGGTAAAAGTGGTTGGCGAAGAGCAGCAAAACCAGCATAAGCACGCAGATCCCCAAAGTTTTCAAAAAGTTGGGAAGGATGCCGGCGAAACTGATGTGGGGCATTTTTTTGCGGAGGAGGTAAAACTGG
This window contains:
- the htpG gene encoding molecular chaperone HtpG — translated: MTEQKDKHTASEDELKKDKQAKEEKKKAKQTAKTAKDVEKGSLSIHTENIFPIIKKWLYSQHDIFLRELISNAVDAINKRKYADPDFKEEDMKISVKLDSKKKTIEVSDTGIGMTADEIRKYINQIAFSGAEEFVNKFKDVQSNIIGHFGLGFYSSFMVAEKVTIDSLSCSPGSEAAGWECDGSTEYVMRAGKRKEIGTTITVHLNEDSHSFAEDGKIRGILEKYCNFMPRPIMFKDEQVNQKEALWNRKPKDVTEEEYKEFYRKVFHDWQDPVFWIHLNADFPVNLRGILYFPKLREDPDFFKGEVKLYCNNVFVADNLEDLIPDFLLLLKGGIDIPDIPLNVSRSFLQNDAQVRQISKYIVKKVADRFGETFAEDRKKYEEYWKDIDTFIKFGLIRDEDFFEAMKDRVIFKSASGDYVTLEEYKARNKSEGDKTRIWYASGEDTQVSYLSLMKEQGIEVIYQTSPLDTHLYQQLESKLDKIEFIRVDSEINDLLVDQDKKELVDRDGRAGSDKLKEIFYRALGQKVEASFSKDSYAEFLKKHPNATTALNPYLKQEDERTLIRPYEIPFDVREELGEETLKALFEHAYTPIKVEVKSLKSPEIPSMIVFNEFMRRWHDMSQIQRHSDSGMLKDHTLVVNRANPVINKILELDASGKKEEVNTLCTYLHDLSLLEQRAFSGDELKSFISRANQILNYL
- the trxA gene encoding thioredoxin; protein product: MLIELNDTNFETVTQKGIVVVDFWAAWCGPCRMIAPTLEELAVEQPDITIGKLNVDEFPQLAARHGVMSIPTLLFFVNGELKDTSIGAVPKSVLEKKIELLRG
- the uvrC gene encoding excinuclease ABC subunit UvrC yields the protein MEQIPQKIAQKLHLLPQQPGIYIWKNAEGEVIYVGKARLLESRIKSYLNNSPKDIKTEQLLRHIDDLDYIITLSEHDAFILEANLIRRHQPKYNILLKDDKRYPFVRITLAEPFPRIMVTRELLKDGSRYFGPFTDAKSLRMTLRNFEWIFPIRTCSRVIPADKVRFRQACINHQLGKCPAPCIGAVSQADYMRVVMRQMSFFEGKHQEVLDELRAEMNGLSEELKFEQAAKTRDRILAIERIQKRQVVYSPDARNTDVIGFYQEDKIAVCVVLRIMSGMVVNREDYPLGNTENDTPEEALAAFIKLYCSRRDELPDEILLPLEPAEFEELNSWLEGKLSLPQRGEKSKLLAMAKRNAFQLIEERKLAHIRRANRTVFPIQELKEKLALSKLPRKMVCMDISTIQGTDTVSSAVFFENGKAKKKFYRHFIIRDVDTQNDYAALQETLTRFLGETARDESLLPDLIIIDGGKGQLGACKEVLDASSHPEIPIISLAKRAEEVYLPGRPDSIILPRSSSSLRLLTAIRDEAHRFAITFHRSRRSKRTLLSELEDIPGVGEQTKFLLLKELGSVEAIKAASPEELMKVKGIGRKMAGRIHAHYHSS